From Bacteroidota bacterium:
TTTTTTATGATCACTTTATAATTATTGATGCGCAGCGCAATACTTATGTGGACATGGGTAAAATAGAAATTGCAAGTCTGTGTATTTTCATTGCAGCAATTATTGATTTTTTAGATGGATTTGTTGCGAGATTATTACATGCGCAAAGTGCAATCGGCAAACAGTTGGATTCACTTGCGGATGTAGTAACATTTGGTGTAGTGCCAGGTGTAATAATGTATCAATTAATTGCAAGATCGTATTACACATCAGCCGATGCTTTTGAATATCCGATATTGTATTATGCCATTGGTTTTGTAATTACCATGGGTGCGGCATATCGTTTGGCAAAGTTTAATGTGGATGAACGACAGACAACAGAATTTTTAGGTTTGCCTACACCGGCAATGGCATTATTTGTTGCTTCATTACCTATTCTTATTTTAAGAAATGAATTTGGAATGGCAGAACTATTAACCAACAAATGGATATTAATTGCAATGGTTTTTTTACTTACGTATTTAATGGTAAGCGAAATTCCGATGATGAGTTTAAAAATAAAATCGTTGGGATGGAAAGAAAATAGCTGGACAATTTTATTACTAATTATCAGCGGATTAATTATCATATTCAGTGTTGCAGTATTGCAATCTATTTTTATAATTATCCCGATACTTATTTTAACCTATATACTTTTATCAATAATAAAAAACATTAAAGAAAATGGAATTTAAGGCGAAGATTAATATTATGCCATTGAAAGAATTGTTAGACCCAAAAGGAAAAGCAGTGGCAGGCAGTATGAAAAATTTAGATTTGGATTTAATAAAAGATGTGCGCATTGGCAAACACATTCATTTATTAATAGAAGCTGCTGATGAAGAACAAGCACGCCATGCAACAGATACTGCTTGTAAAAAATTATTAGCAAATCCGATAATGGAAAGTTATACTTTCGAAATTACACCTGCGTAATACAAACCGATGTCGGGCAAATTATATATCGTACCCACACCAATCGGTAATCTGGATGATATTACTTTGCGAGCAATACAAATATTAAAACAAGCAGATACAATTCTTGCAGAAGACACTCGCACTTCATCGGTATTATTAAAACATCACGGCATTCAAACCAACATGATTGCCCATCATAAATTCAATGAACATAAATCACTTCAAAAAATCATTGAACTATTACAAGCCGGAAAAACAATTGCATTAATTTCTGATGCAGGCACACCCGGAATTTCCGATCCGGGGTTTTTAATTGTAAGAGAATGTATTCAACATAATATTGGTGTAGAAACATTGGCAGGTGCTACGGCATTTGTTCCTGCATTAATTAATTCAGGATTACCGGCTCACGAATTTTTATTCATTGGATTTCTTCCGATAAAAAAAGGAAGAGAAACAAAACTGAAAGAAATTGCCACAGAAAAACGCACAATCATTTTATACGAATCTCCCTATCGCATTGTAAAAACATTACAGCAATTATTGGAATTTACAGGCGATAGAAAAATAAGTGTGTCGAGAGAGCTGAGTAAGAAGTTTGAAGAAACAGTGAGGGGAAATATTTCGGAAGTAATACTACACTTTACCATTAAAGCACCAAAGGGAGAATTTGTAATTGTATTGGAAGGATTACATTAATTCATCACCGGACATTGCACTTGTTTACGTTTGTTGATTTTAAATTCTGAACCACCACCTGAAGTACTCTGCAACCAATAAGGATTAAATCGGAAAGCAATATAAAAATCTGTTCCATCTAAATCACCTGGAACAAATAACGATAACACATCATCGGAGCCAATAGTGAGAAAATAAAAACGAATGGCGGTACCCAAATGAAAGTCTTCATATTCGGAAAATACGAAAGGAATAGAAACTGCAAATTCTTCTTTCTCAAAGCGAGGAGTTATTGCAAAAATATTTGCACGGGCAATCATGTCTTTATGTAAACCGGACAAGCGTTGAATCAACATTCCATTTACAAAAAATCCATTGCCAATATTTTTATCTGCAAATAAAGTAAGCGCACCTGGAGTGTACATAGTAAATCTGCTTCCTGTTTTAGAAGCCTTTCCATTATCATAAATTATTCTCGACGCAATTTTAGTAAACTCATCCAAATCGCTGATGCTATCAATATCTGCATTCAATGCGGTAAAAGCAGTTCCACTAAACAAATCATAGGTTCCGGCATTTTTCTTAAACTTTATAAAACCTAAATCCACCAGAGCCACTCCGAATTTTGTATCATATCTTGTATTCTTATGTCGCTGCAATTTACTTTTCACGTTATAAGTCATCCCCAAATCTATGGAAGTACCAAAACCATTTACTTCGTAATTAGAAATATCCGTAACACGATTACTGCCTAAATTATCAGTATAAGCATAGGTATAATCAAAATTGCTTATATCAGTAGTTTCTTCATGTTGAGTAAAATTAAAAGGCGCATTTACCTGGCCGGTATAAGCATCAAAACCTAGAAGAAATTTTGCATTGACAGCAAGATTTATTCTACTGGTTTTTGAATCCTGAATTTGCATTTCACCATTGAATCCTATTTCAGCCCAATTCAATAATCCGGAATTTAAAGTGGGCACATTATAATTAATTTCTTTTTGAATATCGGACAGTTCTTTAAAGCCTTCGGATTTTGAATCGGTAATAATAAAACCCGCACTTCTGCCGGCGGTATAAAAACCAAAAGTGAAATCATTACGCTTGATAAATGCTGATGGACCTTGCACGAGCACATTGCCAAAAGCTTTCACTACTTCAGGATTATAAAAGGAAGGGGCAAAAGAATTTGCAGAAGGCAAACCCACTATAGATTGTTGAGGAAGAAACGCATAATTATTATCTATTGAATGACCGTAAGCTAACACATTTACATCCCAGGGTAAAACGCCGCTACCCGGCAAAGCAGGATTAAACATCATTCCATTGGAACCCGAATAATTATCCATACGCAAACCAATATATTCCTGTGCTCTTAAATTATTGAAGAACAGCAATACGCTTAACGTAAGAATAGCAATATGAAAAAAACTTCTTTGCATAACATAATTAAAAACGTAAAATCGTTTCCAACAAAAATATCAGTTGAATATTTCTACTGATTAAGCAAAGTGCACATTGTACGGGTCAGTACTTGAATACGCAATGCTAAAATAAACCATTAATTGATATCAATAACTTTTCCTGGATTTAAAATATTATTCGGGTCGAACATTATTTTTATTTTTTTAAATAATTCAAGTTGCGTTTTGTCAAATGCAATGGGCATATAAGGCTTTTGCACCCAACCAATTCCATGTTCAGCGGAGATGGTTCCACCTAATTTTACCACGAGTGTAAATATTTCTTTAATTGCATCAGGTAATTGTTTTTCCCAAATGTCTTCACTCAAATCACCTTTAATAATATTCACATGCAGATTGCCATCACCGGCATGACCATAGCAGACACTTTTAAATCCATAGCGATTTCCGATTTCTTTTACACCCAAAAGCAAAACAGGAAGTTCAGCTCTGGGCACAACGGTATCTTCCTCTTTATAAATTGAATTTGCTTTTACTGCTTCTGCAATTTTTCTTCGCATGCGCCACAGTTCTTCTTTTTGTTTTTCATTCTCGGCGAATAAAATTTCATCACAATCAAATGCATCCATCACTGTTGCAATTTCTTCGCACTCTTGCATTAAAATATCTTCTCTGTTGCCATCCACTTCCACCAACAAATGCGCTTGCACATCATCGGGTATTTCTATTTGTACATCGGACATAAATTCTTTTGCCCACAGCAGTGCATCTCTCTCCATAAATTCCATTGCACTTGGAATAATACCTTTTCTAAAAACAGCACTCACTGCTTCACAAGCTTTGGTAGCATCCCGAAATGGAATGAGCATGAGCATATTAAATTGCGGGTAGGGCAAAAGTTTTAAAACGATTTTTGTAACAACACCAAGAGTACCTTCGCTGCCTACAATTAATTGGGTGAGATTATAACCGGTTGCATTTTTTAAAACATTTGCACCAGTCCAAATAATTTCTCCGGTTGGCAACACCACTTCCAGATTCAACACATAATCTTTTACTACGCCATATTTCACTGCTTTGGGTCCGCCGCTATTTTCAGCAATATTTCCACCTATAAAACAACTTCCTCTGCTTGCAGGATCCGGGGGATAGAATAATCCTTTTTCTTTCACCGCATTCTGCAATACTTCAGTAATTACGCCGGGTTCTACTATTACCTGCATATTGCGCTCATCAATTTTAAGAATAGAATTAAACCGTTCCATACTGAGGGCAATGCCACCGAAAACCGGCAAAGCTCCTCCACTTAATCCGGTGCGGGCACCCATTGGTGTAACCGGAATTTTATATTCGTTTGCTATTTTCAGAATTTCCGAAATCTCATTTGGAGTGCGTGGCTTCACCACAATATGCGGTGTAAAATGCAGATCCTCAGTTTCATCATGACTATAATTCGTCAAGGATTCTTTGTCCGACATTATATATTTTTCACCAACAATGGCTGCAATTAAATGAAATGCTTGTGTAATATTTTGATTTTCCAATTGATTCAATTTTAACCTCAGAATGACACTCAAAAGTCCGTATTCCTTATGATACTTCAAAAAAAAGGTAACTTTAACCCAACAAAATTCAAGATTAAAAAGATGAATAGATTAAGATCATTAACGGTAATTATTATTTGTATTTTATTTTCAATATCAAATGCAAATGCTCAGGCCAGAAAATATCCCCTATTCGAACATTTTACACAAGCATCATGTGGTCCATGTGCTGACCAAAATCCCAGCTTCAGTGCGGTGTACAATCAAAATGAATCAGATGTGCATCATATCGCATATCACACAAGCTGGCCGGGAACTGACCCGATGTATTCAGCAAATCCAGCTGAAAGCAACGCAATAACAAGTTATTATGGTGTATCTGGTGTACCATCAATTTTTATTGATGGAGATGCAATTCCTGCCGGACCGATTGGAGTGAATCAACAAATGATTGATGATGAAATTGCCTTAACCAGTCCAATCATTGTTTATGTAAATGAAACTACTGATGGAACTACAAGAAATGTAAGTGTGAAGATTACAACAGTAGGTACAGTACCTTCAGGATCTTACAGAATAAAAGCAGCAGCAGTAGAAAAACTCATAACCTACGGTTCAGCTCCGGGAAGTAACGGTGAAAAAGAATTTCCCAATGTATTCCGTTTATTTTTAAATGGTAGTTCAGGAGAAGTAATTACTTTGCCTGCTGAAGGAAGCAGCGCAACTTATGATTTCTCTTATACATTAGATGCAGGATGGAATGCTGAAGAAATCTATTCATTAGTTTGGATTCAAGATTACTCCACTAAAGATATTTTAAATTCTGGTGCATCCAATGATCCAAGAGTTAGAATGACTGCAGATGGATATAACTTTGTAGAGGGCTCAGCAGAAACACTCTCTTCTTTAAATGCAGAGTCAGATAACACTTCAGATTTTACTACCAATGCTGAATTTATATTGAGCAGCACCCTTCCCGCAGATTGGTCTGCATCCTTTGTAATTGATGGAAGTACTTATACAGAAACAACTACTTTGGCTTATACAGAAAGTGATTTAAAAGATATTACAATCAATGTTACTCCGGGTTCAACTCCTGAACTGGGAATAGTTACTTTAAAGATTTACAATCCGGATGCAACAGCCTCTGTTCCATCAATTTTAAAATACTATGTTATTTCAGGTATCACTGATTTAGTAGTGGACAATAATGCACCTTACGGTAATGGTAACCCTTATGGTTATTACAGCTTTGAAACTTTTATTCCGGAAGGATTAGAACTAGCAGGGAATACCACATTTGCATCAACTACTGATGATATTATGAGCAAAGGATTCGAGGCAGATGCCTTGAATAAAGTGAAATTCATCTATTATAATGTAGGCTGGTCATTCCCATCTATTACAGCAGAGGAGGTTCCTTCCTTAGAATCTTATTTAGATGGTGGTGGAAGATTATTTATTGCCGGTCAAGATATAGGCTGGGAAATAATGGATCCGCTTTCTTTTTATTTAGACCCTGCAACAGAAAGTTTCTATACCAATTATTTACATGCCGGCTATATATCTGATGCAGCTACAAGTGTAACCCAATTAACAGCAGTTACTACAGATACTTATTTTGGATCTGCCGGTGTTACCTCTTTTAAAAAACCTTATGGCCCTACTTATTTTTATCCTGATCAAATTGAAACCATAGATGAATTTGGATTTCCTATTTTATATTACAATGATCTCGACACTAAAGTAGCAGGTATCCGTGCAGAAAAAGATGATTATAAAATTGTGTATCTCGGTGTTGGTGTTGAAATGTTTATGGATGAAGATGTGCGAGCAGAATTTATAAAACTTACACATGATTATTTTAGAGAAGGCTATACTGGCATCGAATTTGAAAATGCGGTACAAGCTTTATTAGGCAATGCATATCCTAATCCAGCAAATTCAATAACCACAATAGCAATTCAAAATATGAACACACCAATGCAAATCATTGTTACAGATTTAAGTGGACGGAAAGTGATGATGCAGGATGTGAGTGCTGGTGCATCTACAGTACAATTAAATACAAGTAATTTAGGAAGTGGTTTATATTTTTATTACCTTACCGATGGCAATACAAAAACAAGTACTCAAAAATTAGAAATTATAAAATAACCGTTATGAAAAATTTTTTAATCGTATTAAGCTTTACAGTTGCAGGATTAGTTTCTGCACAGTCAAATTTAGAATTAACTCCAAATCCGGCAAGTATCTTAGGTAATTCAATAGATGCTGCTGTGATAGAAGTTGAAATTATTAATAATGGCCTCGAACCTCAGGACTATTTATGGCGTCGTACTGTAAATGATATTCCTGCTGAATGGTTCAGTTTTGTGTGTGATCCAAACTTATGTTATGGCCCTAATCAGGATGTTCCTGCAATGAGTTTTGTAATTACTCCTGAAAATCATAAATTGAAAATAACATTTTCACCTAACGGAATTCCCGGAACAGGTTACGGAGAAATAGAAGTGTATAGCACTACGGATAGTGCAAATTATAATGCCATTGTTTCTTTAACGGCAGATCTTAATGCTACAGGATTTCACTCACCAAATGTAGATAATACATTTACAGTGTATCCAAATCCTGCCAATGAAATAGTGAATGTGATGGCATCTTTCAGTGCAGACATTCATGCGATAAAAATTTTAAATATTGTAGGTAAAGAAGTAGTGTATAATGTTTGGAATGCAGGCAATGGTCGTATGATTATAAATACGAATACTTTACCTGAAGGAATATATTTCGTACAATTTTTAGGTGAAGGCAATAACATTCTTTCAACTAAAAAGATAGCTGTTAAACATTAACCATCAATCAACAAAAAAAAGAGCTTGTATTTCTACAAGCTCTTTTTTTTGACTAATATTTTTTGATTATTAAAAACAATATGCATTTGCAGCAATGATTACATCTGCAATTCTTCTTCGTGATGCTGTTGTATTAATAGATGGATATTTAGTAAAGCGTTTTAATCCAAGCAACATCATTTTCTGATCATCCGCGGTTGCAAATGAATTTATTGCTGTGGTTCCTGAACGATGAACTCGATCCAAAGAATCATTAATAAATACCTGCATCATATCTTTATAAACAGCCATTTCAGTTTCTGATTTTCTATTTTGCAATTTCATGATACGGAGCAACATACTTTCCGCAGCAAATATTTCCATCAACACATCTGATGCTGCCATTAATATTTCCTGTTCATCTTTTAATTGTATCATCAATTTTTGAACCGCTGCACCGGCAACTAATAGAAATGCTTTTTTCATATTGCGCACTGCTTTTATTTCCTGTGCAAACATCCCTTCTTCATCGCTGCCAAAATCCGGAACACTCATCAATTCTTTTTGAATTGCAAATGCAGGAGTCATTAAATCCAACTCGCCTTTCATAGCACGTTTCAATAGCATATCCATTGTAAGCAAACGATTTATTTCGTTAGTGCCTTCAAAAATTCTGTTGATGCGTGAATCACGATATGCTCTTGCAACAGGATATTCTTCCGAATAACCATAACCACCATAAATCTGTACAGCTTCATCCACCACATAATCCAATACTTCCGAACCAAGCACTTTCAACATTGCACATTCTATTGCAAATTCTTCTGCCGCTGCAAGGTTTGCTTCGGCCAATGATTTACCTTCTGTCAAGAATGCTTTCTCTTTATCATCAATCATATTACTGGTGCGCCACAATGCAGATTCCACTGCAAAAGTGCGAATGGCTTGTTCGGATATTTTATATTTAATAGCTCCGAAATTTGCAATGGCAGTTCCGAATTGCTCACGTTCATTTGCATATTTTACAGAAATAGTTGCACTGCGTTTACAACCACCAATTGCAGCAGCACATAATTTATATCTGCCGATATTTAAAATATTAAATGCAATAATATGTCCTCTACCTTTTTCTCCCAGAATATTTTCTACAGGCACTTTACAATTTTCGAAAAATACCTGACATGTAGAAGAGCCTTTAATTCCCATCTTATGTTCTTCTGCTCCAATACTTAAACCCTCCGAATTTCTTTCCACAATAAATGCAGTAAAATCCTTTCCATCAATTTTGGCAAACACAATAAAAATATCTGAAAAGCCTGCATTGGTGATCCACATTTTTTGTCCATTGAGGATATAATTTTTTCCATCTTCTGATAACACTGCTTTTGTTTTTGCAGCAAGTGCATCCGAACCGGAACCGGGTTCTGTAAGACAATAAGAAACTTTTAAAACACCCTTAACGAGATTGGGTAAATACTTTTGTTTTTGTTCTTCGGTGCCAAAATATAAAATAGGTAATGTGCCGATTCCGGTATGTGCTAAAAAGGAAACTGAGAATGCATGTGCTGCTCCTACAATTTCAGCAACCGCAGTTTCTGTATTAAAATCTTTTTCAAAACCTTGATATTTTTCAGGAACAGATATTCCTAACAATCCAAGTTCACCTGCCGCTTCAAGTAATGAAGGTACCAATCCGGGTTGCTGACTATCTATTGCATCCAATTGAGTAAATACTTGTGTATCTACAAATTCTTTTGCCATATCCCGAATCATTTTTTGTTCTTCATTTAAATCTTCGGGAATAAATATCTCTTCCGGTTTTGATTCTCTGATTAAAAATTCAGCGCCTTTTAATACAGTTAAAATTTCTTTTACTTCTGACATCGTATGTTGTTTTAAAAATTAATTCAATCGTTCATATATACCTGCAATACCTTGTCCGCCACCAACGCATGCGGTTACCATTCCATATTTTTTATTCAGGCGTTTTAAATCATGCATTATTTGCACAGTCAATTTTGTTCCGGTGCATCCCAATGGATGACCAAGTGCAACAGCCCCGCCATTTATATTTACAATTTCTTTATTCAATCCTGCTTCTTGAATTACTGCTAATGCCTGGCAAGCAAATGCTTCATTTAATTCTATCAAATCAATATCATTCAAAGTGAGATTTGCCATTTTCAATGCCTTCGGAATTGCAGCCACCGGACCAATTCCCATAATGCGAGGCTCCACTCCCACGGTTGCACAACTTACTAATCTTGCGAGTGGTTGAAGATTTAATTCTTTCACCATACGTTCACTCATCACAATTACAAAAGCAGCTCCATCAGAAGTTTGAGATGAGTTACCTGCAGTTACAATTCCATTTGCAGCAAACACAGGTTTTAGCTTTGCAAGTGCCTCTAACGAAGTATCTTTTCTCGGTCCTTCATCAGTATCCACTACATACTTTTTCTCCGCTCTTTTATTTTTATCATTCACAAAAATTTCTGTTACTTCTATCGGTGCAATACCCTCTTTAAAAATTCCACTTTCAATTGCATGAATTGCTTTTTGATGTGATTCCAAAGAAAATTTATCAGATGCTTCTCTGCTGATATTAAAATCTTTTGCCACTGCCTCTGCAGTTAATCCCATTCCGATATAATAATCAGGATGTGATTTTGCTACTTCATAATTTAATACAGTTCTCCATCCTGTTGTCGGCACTAAACTCATGCTTTCTGTTCCACCTGCTATTATACAATCAGCCATTCCACTTCTGATTTTTGCTGTGGCAATTGCAATAGTTTCCACACCACTTGCACAATATCGATTTACAGTCATTCCTCCTGTTGCAATCGGCAATGCCCGCACTCCAATCATTCTTCCAACCTGTAAACCTTGTTCTGCTTCAGGCACTGCATTTCCGACAATTAAATCTTCCACTCTTTTCGGATCTAATTGCGGAACAGATGCTAATAATTGTTTAATTACATCCACGGCTAAATCATCCGGTCTTGTAAAACGAAATACACCTCTACCGGCTTTGCCGACTGCGGTTCTTAATCCTGCTATTATATATGCTTCTTTCATAAATTAGTATTGAGTATCCATTATTTGCTATTGGCCGTTAGCTTTTAGCTGTTGGCTTAATAAATTCACTATTGACTTTGACTATTGACTATTGACTTTTGACTTTGACTATTGACTTTGACGATTAACAATGAAAAAAAACTCATCCCGGATTTATTTACAATTTAAAATTGCTTATTGCATTTTGCTTATTGCTCATTCATTCACCATTCACCACTCACTACTCACTACTCACTACTCACCATTCTCAATTCCTCAAAGGCTTTCCTGTTTTTAAAATATGTTGCATGCGATCCAATGTTTTTTTCTCACCTAAGAGTGACAAAAATGCTTCACGTTCTAAATCCAATAAGTATTGTTCGTTTACTAAAGTGGGTTGTGATAAATCTCCGCCGCATAATACATAGCAAACTTTCTGTGCAATTTTTTCATCGTATTCACTGATATATCCTGCCATGCGCATA
This genomic window contains:
- a CDS encoding CDP-alcohol phosphatidyltransferase family protein, producing the protein MRIIKNLPNILTLINLFLGCLAIIYIFYDHFIIIDAQRNTYVDMGKIEIASLCIFIAAIIDFLDGFVARLLHAQSAIGKQLDSLADVVTFGVVPGVIMYQLIARSYYTSADAFEYPILYYAIGFVITMGAAYRLAKFNVDERQTTEFLGLPTPAMALFVASLPILILRNEFGMAELLTNKWILIAMVFLLTYLMVSEIPMMSLKIKSLGWKENSWTILLLIISGLIIIFSVAVLQSIFIIIPILILTYILLSIIKNIKENGI
- the purS gene encoding phosphoribosylformylglycinamidine synthase subunit PurS; the protein is MEFKAKINIMPLKELLDPKGKAVAGSMKNLDLDLIKDVRIGKHIHLLIEAADEEQARHATDTACKKLLANPIMESYTFEITPA
- the rsmI gene encoding 16S rRNA (cytidine(1402)-2'-O)-methyltransferase — protein: MSGKLYIVPTPIGNLDDITLRAIQILKQADTILAEDTRTSSVLLKHHGIQTNMIAHHKFNEHKSLQKIIELLQAGKTIALISDAGTPGISDPGFLIVRECIQHNIGVETLAGATAFVPALINSGLPAHEFLFIGFLPIKKGRETKLKEIATEKRTIILYESPYRIVKTLQQLLEFTGDRKISVSRELSKKFEETVRGNISEVILHFTIKAPKGEFVIVLEGLH
- a CDS encoding FAD-binding protein, with protein sequence MSDKESLTNYSHDETEDLHFTPHIVVKPRTPNEISEILKIANEYKIPVTPMGARTGLSGGALPVFGGIALSMERFNSILKIDERNMQVIVEPGVITEVLQNAVKEKGLFYPPDPASRGSCFIGGNIAENSGGPKAVKYGVVKDYVLNLEVVLPTGEIIWTGANVLKNATGYNLTQLIVGSEGTLGVVTKIVLKLLPYPQFNMLMLIPFRDATKACEAVSAVFRKGIIPSAMEFMERDALLWAKEFMSDVQIEIPDDVQAHLLVEVDGNREDILMQECEEIATVMDAFDCDEILFAENEKQKEELWRMRRKIAEAVKANSIYKEEDTVVPRAELPVLLLGVKEIGNRYGFKSVCYGHAGDGNLHVNIIKGDLSEDIWEKQLPDAIKEIFTLVVKLGGTISAEHGIGWVQKPYMPIAFDKTQLELFKKIKIMFDPNNILNPGKVIDIN
- a CDS encoding Omp28-related outer membrane protein yields the protein MNRLRSLTVIIICILFSISNANAQARKYPLFEHFTQASCGPCADQNPSFSAVYNQNESDVHHIAYHTSWPGTDPMYSANPAESNAITSYYGVSGVPSIFIDGDAIPAGPIGVNQQMIDDEIALTSPIIVYVNETTDGTTRNVSVKITTVGTVPSGSYRIKAAAVEKLITYGSAPGSNGEKEFPNVFRLFLNGSSGEVITLPAEGSSATYDFSYTLDAGWNAEEIYSLVWIQDYSTKDILNSGASNDPRVRMTADGYNFVEGSAETLSSLNAESDNTSDFTTNAEFILSSTLPADWSASFVIDGSTYTETTTLAYTESDLKDITINVTPGSTPELGIVTLKIYNPDATASVPSILKYYVISGITDLVVDNNAPYGNGNPYGYYSFETFIPEGLELAGNTTFASTTDDIMSKGFEADALNKVKFIYYNVGWSFPSITAEEVPSLESYLDGGGRLFIAGQDIGWEIMDPLSFYLDPATESFYTNYLHAGYISDAATSVTQLTAVTTDTYFGSAGVTSFKKPYGPTYFYPDQIETIDEFGFPILYYNDLDTKVAGIRAEKDDYKIVYLGVGVEMFMDEDVRAEFIKLTHDYFREGYTGIEFENAVQALLGNAYPNPANSITTIAIQNMNTPMQIIVTDLSGRKVMMQDVSAGASTVQLNTSNLGSGLYFYYLTDGNTKTSTQKLEIIK
- a CDS encoding T9SS type A sorting domain-containing protein; translation: MKNFLIVLSFTVAGLVSAQSNLELTPNPASILGNSIDAAVIEVEIINNGLEPQDYLWRRTVNDIPAEWFSFVCDPNLCYGPNQDVPAMSFVITPENHKLKITFSPNGIPGTGYGEIEVYSTTDSANYNAIVSLTADLNATGFHSPNVDNTFTVYPNPANEIVNVMASFSADIHAIKILNIVGKEVVYNVWNAGNGRMIINTNTLPEGIYFVQFLGEGNNILSTKKIAVKH
- a CDS encoding acyl-CoA dehydrogenase family protein, encoding MSEVKEILTVLKGAEFLIRESKPEEIFIPEDLNEEQKMIRDMAKEFVDTQVFTQLDAIDSQQPGLVPSLLEAAGELGLLGISVPEKYQGFEKDFNTETAVAEIVGAAHAFSVSFLAHTGIGTLPILYFGTEEQKQKYLPNLVKGVLKVSYCLTEPGSGSDALAAKTKAVLSEDGKNYILNGQKMWITNAGFSDIFIVFAKIDGKDFTAFIVERNSEGLSIGAEEHKMGIKGSSTCQVFFENCKVPVENILGEKGRGHIIAFNILNIGRYKLCAAAIGGCKRSATISVKYANEREQFGTAIANFGAIKYKISEQAIRTFAVESALWRTSNMIDDKEKAFLTEGKSLAEANLAAAEEFAIECAMLKVLGSEVLDYVVDEAVQIYGGYGYSEEYPVARAYRDSRINRIFEGTNEINRLLTMDMLLKRAMKGELDLMTPAFAIQKELMSVPDFGSDEEGMFAQEIKAVRNMKKAFLLVAGAAVQKLMIQLKDEQEILMAASDVLMEIFAAESMLLRIMKLQNRKSETEMAVYKDMMQVFINDSLDRVHRSGTTAINSFATADDQKMMLLGLKRFTKYPSINTTASRRRIADVIIAANAYCF
- a CDS encoding acetyl-CoA C-acyltransferase; amino-acid sequence: MKEAYIIAGLRTAVGKAGRGVFRFTRPDDLAVDVIKQLLASVPQLDPKRVEDLIVGNAVPEAEQGLQVGRMIGVRALPIATGGMTVNRYCASGVETIAIATAKIRSGMADCIIAGGTESMSLVPTTGWRTVLNYEVAKSHPDYYIGMGLTAEAVAKDFNISREASDKFSLESHQKAIHAIESGIFKEGIAPIEVTEIFVNDKNKRAEKKYVVDTDEGPRKDTSLEALAKLKPVFAANGIVTAGNSSQTSDGAAFVIVMSERMVKELNLQPLARLVSCATVGVEPRIMGIGPVAAIPKALKMANLTLNDIDLIELNEAFACQALAVIQEAGLNKEIVNINGGAVALGHPLGCTGTKLTVQIMHDLKRLNKKYGMVTACVGGGQGIAGIYERLN